One window of Paenibacillus sp. FSL K6-3182 genomic DNA carries:
- a CDS encoding ABC transporter ATP-binding protein — translation MDKQTIIQVSSVSKYYGANKAVDQVSFKVNEGEIFGIIGTHGAGKTTLLEMLMGIRMPDQGSIRIYGHDVVLDAEKLKEDIGIHLQSTTLVDKMNVREAMELFQGFYKRKNNLDHIIEQFGLSPYSDKLVKRLSGGWRQRTALAIALVNDPKIIFLDEPTTGLDPQAKRDYWSLLQILRQQGKTIIVASHDMEEIQRNCDRVCVMRKGEFITCDNPSTLIAQLPGGGMTMEAVYMHHAVEMNGSVSI, via the coding sequence ATGGATAAGCAAACGATCATTCAGGTAAGCTCGGTCAGCAAGTACTATGGTGCGAATAAGGCAGTAGATCAGGTTTCCTTCAAAGTAAACGAAGGTGAAATATTCGGTATTATCGGTACGCACGGCGCGGGAAAAACGACGTTGCTAGAGATGCTAATGGGGATTCGTATGCCTGACCAAGGCAGTATACGCATCTATGGACATGATGTGGTGCTGGATGCAGAAAAATTGAAGGAAGACATCGGAATTCATCTGCAAAGCACAACCTTAGTAGATAAAATGAATGTTCGAGAGGCAATGGAGCTTTTCCAAGGCTTTTACAAACGGAAAAATAATTTGGATCACATCATTGAACAGTTTGGGCTTAGTCCATATTCGGATAAACTAGTTAAACGTTTATCAGGCGGTTGGAGACAACGTACGGCACTAGCTATCGCATTGGTGAACGATCCAAAAATCATATTTTTGGATGAACCCACAACAGGACTGGATCCGCAAGCCAAACGTGATTATTGGTCACTGCTGCAGATTCTTAGACAACAAGGGAAAACAATTATTGTCGCTTCTCATGATATGGAGGAAATTCAGCGCAATTGCGATCGTGTATGTGTGATGCGCAAGGGAGAATTCATTACTTGCGATAACCCGTCTACACTTATTGCACAGCTGCCTGGCGGCGGCATGACAATGGAAGCCGTTTATATGCATCACGCAGTTGAGATGAATGGGAGTGTCAGCATATAA
- a CDS encoding polyprenyl synthetase family protein, protein MNDCIPLIGQHMRLLVQRFFTAEPLARYAEQFIADKLEEKIRFGQLTVIHYRMFGGKGEDPIKAAAAVELFILASDILDDLQDQDVPSKPWMKVPMPIAIHVASSLLTLSQQAMLSSTSNHEIRLALTEMMNAQLLKAANGQMLDIMNEMNDEESYLDVVKQKSATLLQLACMAGVILAGRPWNETVAEYALEIGVSAQIQNDLRDLLRWDEKSDFLQRKCTLLTLYLIEGEAEEDRWIKEYFEGRLTSEEIAMKRELFLETCERTGTILYGSVMSRMHYNCFEELVDSIQEISPWKAEFLHIINSKNA, encoded by the coding sequence GTGAACGATTGTATTCCACTCATTGGTCAACACATGCGATTATTGGTTCAGCGTTTCTTTACAGCTGAGCCTCTTGCACGTTATGCAGAGCAGTTTATTGCGGACAAGCTTGAAGAGAAGATTCGATTTGGTCAACTGACGGTTATTCATTACCGCATGTTTGGCGGAAAAGGCGAAGACCCCATAAAAGCAGCTGCTGCAGTCGAATTATTTATTTTGGCGTCGGATATATTGGATGATTTGCAGGATCAGGATGTTCCAAGCAAGCCTTGGATGAAAGTCCCAATGCCTATAGCCATTCATGTTGCCTCCTCTCTACTAACTTTGTCGCAGCAAGCAATGTTAAGCAGCACATCTAATCATGAGATTCGATTGGCACTCACAGAAATGATGAATGCGCAGCTTTTGAAGGCCGCAAATGGTCAAATGCTTGATATTATGAATGAAATGAACGACGAGGAATCCTATTTGGATGTCGTAAAACAAAAGTCTGCTACGCTTCTTCAACTAGCGTGTATGGCCGGCGTAATATTGGCTGGTCGCCCTTGGAATGAAACCGTAGCAGAATATGCGCTAGAAATAGGTGTTTCAGCTCAAATTCAAAATGACCTCCGAGATTTGCTGCGATGGGATGAAAAAAGTGATTTTCTTCAACGTAAATGCACCTTGCTTACTCTGTATTTAATAGAAGGAGAAGCAGAAGAGGATCGCTGGATTAAAGAGTATTTTGAGGGTCGGTTAACTTCCGAAGAAATTGCGATGAAAAGAGAGCTTTTTCTTGAAACCTGTGAAAGAACAGGAACTATATTATATGGCTCTGTCATGAGTCGGATGCACTATAATTGCTTTGAGGAATTAGTAGACTCCATACAGGAAATAAGTCCTTGGAAAGCGGAATTTTTGCACATAATAAACTCTAAAAATGCATAA
- the comX gene encoding competence pheromone ComX — translation MLKEAIRQLVSNTEKMSMAMGGQMQVAGVSVAEQRALLGELKNKNEKNSGYAYMWN, via the coding sequence ATGTTAAAAGAAGCTATTCGTCAGTTGGTAAGCAACACTGAAAAAATGTCTATGGCTATGGGTGGACAAATGCAAGTAGCAGGTGTTTCAGTTGCTGAACAACGCGCTCTTCTTGGCGAACTAAAGAACAAAAACGAAAAAAATAGCGGCTACGCATACATGTGGAATTAG
- a CDS encoding ATP-binding protein, producing the protein MRPNLFNRIVAILFLFVLLGSVLYLTSVIVRIPSIGAVLVEEPGNRYFVKSIEPAGQADVKGIEIGDQILEINGDSVQDFEYVKKYNSIESADYVLVLHKDKVTQKIEFPKGWTGDHSLWELLIQLYIPGVSLIIFCAFSGFLYAKRRNDKAVIILILFFISIGLSYYSSAASSRSDSVGLTIIYLVLPNIPLLFMSFMNIYLKRFDVHFISKSILNTLYGIVGFVGIISLIYIWTDLASNNIYTYIQIAYSSSVLIGNFVCVYMLVRKFIKHRRTKLHSLFTITLISHLVAFTPFALMNLLPQIIGKDQVFPAAFTALFLFLLPIVYFYLSTSNQLFDIDFILTRFKYYTALAFIPAVIVAALVAFVLLGENNPSWSAWFGVFFVIYIGMTLFLYGKEQIDQRFRPKLFKAMYSYQDSLDRFSRKIARVMKQSDLEAVLKQEISDLLPVSRITFLLIEQTENTVYPMGDHPEELITAEFLLGTVNSLQVGELIELPYGLGLVIGRQRSRYHILWIGMKTNHTRFNSDELRWLKTMSNYSSIVFENLYLIEGLIEDLESEVRKEHSTSPWVLRLLFCLSENERRKLAADLHDSALQDQLLWYRKLEAIMMDYPISNSLGRELEDIKEGLLDVIHQIRETCNELRPPLLKEMGVVEAVESIIEHTQMRVNFAVDFRAKSFNRPLNEEQITAIYRIVQELLRNADKHSQAKLVVLELELRKGTIYFRYQDDGVGMDVNQMSVSFEHMGLSGIKERVTGLEGDISFYSESGNGLEVVILLPEIMTAGRSERGISRDSYLIS; encoded by the coding sequence ATGAGACCTAACTTATTTAACCGAATTGTTGCAATCCTCTTCCTGTTTGTCTTGTTAGGTTCTGTTTTATATTTAACCTCGGTAATCGTAAGAATTCCTTCAATCGGTGCTGTACTAGTGGAGGAGCCAGGTAATCGTTATTTTGTTAAGTCGATAGAACCAGCGGGACAAGCGGATGTAAAAGGTATTGAAATAGGCGATCAGATTTTAGAAATAAACGGTGATTCAGTACAGGATTTTGAGTATGTAAAGAAATATAATTCAATTGAATCGGCAGATTACGTTCTTGTTTTACATAAGGATAAAGTTACACAGAAAATTGAGTTTCCCAAGGGGTGGACAGGCGACCATTCGTTATGGGAGCTGCTGATTCAGTTGTATATCCCTGGTGTTTCACTCATTATTTTTTGTGCGTTTTCAGGATTTTTGTATGCAAAACGAAGGAATGATAAGGCTGTAATCATTCTTATTTTGTTTTTTATTTCGATTGGCTTAAGTTACTATAGTTCTGCAGCATCAAGTCGAAGCGATTCTGTTGGGCTTACTATTATTTATTTGGTTCTACCCAACATACCATTGCTGTTTATGAGCTTCATGAACATTTATTTAAAGCGATTCGATGTTCATTTTATTAGTAAATCAATATTGAACACTTTATATGGGATTGTGGGTTTTGTAGGAATCATAAGCTTAATTTATATCTGGACAGATTTAGCGTCAAATAACATCTATACCTATATTCAAATAGCCTATAGCAGTTCTGTGCTGATAGGTAATTTTGTATGCGTTTATATGCTTGTGCGAAAGTTTATAAAGCATCGACGTACAAAGCTGCATTCTCTGTTCACCATTACGTTGATCTCGCATCTAGTTGCTTTTACTCCGTTTGCATTAATGAACTTGCTGCCTCAAATTATTGGCAAGGACCAAGTTTTTCCAGCCGCTTTTACTGCGCTATTCCTATTCTTATTACCTATCGTTTATTTCTATCTGTCTACCTCAAATCAATTATTTGATATTGACTTTATTCTAACTAGATTTAAATATTATACGGCGCTAGCCTTTATTCCAGCTGTCATTGTGGCTGCACTTGTAGCGTTTGTATTACTAGGAGAGAACAATCCGTCATGGTCCGCGTGGTTTGGCGTATTTTTTGTCATTTACATCGGAATGACGTTGTTTTTATATGGGAAGGAACAAATTGATCAAAGGTTCAGACCTAAGCTCTTTAAGGCGATGTATAGTTATCAGGATAGTCTGGATCGTTTCTCGCGAAAAATCGCTAGAGTAATGAAGCAAAGCGATTTGGAAGCTGTGCTTAAACAAGAGATTAGTGATCTGCTGCCAGTTAGTCGGATTACTTTTTTACTTATTGAGCAAACGGAGAATACCGTATACCCGATGGGCGATCATCCTGAGGAACTTATCACTGCCGAGTTTTTGCTCGGAACTGTAAATTCCTTACAGGTGGGTGAGTTAATCGAGCTGCCTTATGGACTCGGTCTCGTAATAGGCAGACAACGGTCTAGGTATCATATTTTGTGGATCGGCATGAAAACCAATCATACGCGCTTTAATTCGGACGAGCTTCGTTGGCTAAAGACGATGTCCAATTATTCCAGCATCGTATTTGAGAATCTATATTTAATTGAAGGTTTAATTGAGGATTTAGAGTCGGAGGTTCGCAAAGAGCATTCAACTTCACCATGGGTGCTGCGCCTTCTTTTCTGTTTGTCTGAGAACGAGAGAAGAAAACTTGCTGCTGACTTGCATGACTCAGCGCTGCAAGATCAGCTGCTTTGGTACCGGAAGCTTGAAGCCATTATGATGGATTATCCGATTTCGAATAGTTTGGGACGCGAGCTGGAGGATATTAAAGAAGGATTACTCGATGTTATCCATCAAATTCGTGAAACTTGTAATGAACTGCGTCCACCGCTTTTGAAGGAGATGGGAGTAGTCGAGGCTGTTGAATCGATTATTGAGCATACTCAAATGCGTGTTAACTTTGCAGTGGATTTTCGCGCAAAATCTTTTAATCGTCCGCTTAACGAGGAACAAATTACGGCGATTTACCGGATCGTACAGGAATTGCTGCGTAATGCGGACAAGCATTCTCAAGCTAAATTAGTTGTTCTTGAGCTTGAGCTGCGCAAAGGAACGATATATTTCCGATATCAAGATGATGGTGTCGGTATGGATGTAAATCAAATGAGTGTTTCTTTTGAACATATGGGCTTGTCAGGCATTAAAGAGCGGGTGACAGGTCTGGAAGGTGACATATCATTTTATTCGGAAAGCGGTAACGGCTTAGAGGTTGTCATCTTGCTGCCAGAGATCATGACAGCCGGTAGATCGGAGAGGGGTATATCGCGTGATTCGTATCTTATTAGTTGA
- a CDS encoding response regulator transcription factor codes for MIRILLVDDHPSVGEGTKTMIEQDSEMTVSVVLSAIEALDIVQIQQFDLILCDLNMPGISGLELTKRLIQQDPERKVIIYSGYEIGSHFNLLIESGVSGFISKTVSREQLHNAIRCAMRGDTVIPITLLKQLRRHEVTIGRTEVAVEDVSINEKEQTILHEVATGISNKELAAMLHVSQRNVEYQLSRIFDKLNVRSRSEAIKEAQRLGLISLEQY; via the coding sequence GTGATTCGTATCTTATTAGTTGATGACCATCCTTCTGTCGGAGAAGGAACCAAAACAATGATTGAGCAAGACAGCGAGATGACGGTTTCGGTCGTTTTATCCGCCATTGAGGCGCTCGATATTGTACAAATCCAGCAATTTGATCTCATTTTATGTGATTTGAATATGCCAGGCATTAGTGGATTGGAATTAACGAAACGTCTTATTCAACAGGATCCGGAGCGCAAGGTTATTATTTACTCGGGCTATGAGATTGGCTCGCATTTTAACTTGCTGATCGAATCAGGCGTCTCTGGTTTTATTTCCAAGACAGTATCAAGAGAACAGCTTCATAATGCAATTCGATGTGCCATGAGAGGGGACACGGTTATTCCGATCACCCTGTTAAAGCAGCTTAGAAGGCATGAAGTAACGATCGGACGGACAGAAGTAGCTGTTGAAGATGTGTCTATTAATGAGAAGGAACAGACCATATTACATGAAGTAGCTACTGGAATTAGCAATAAAGAATTGGCAGCCATGCTCCATGTTAGCCAGCGGAATGTCGAATATCAGCTGTCGCGTATATTTGATAAACTCAACGTACGGTCCCGCTCAGAAGCAATTAAGGAAGCACAGCGTTTAGGCTTGATCAGCTTAGAACAATACTAG
- a CDS encoding ABC-F family ATP-binding cassette domain-containing protein, whose product MLLQVSNVTKSYGVNVVLSNISMQVLERERIGLVGVNGAGKSTLLKIIAGEMSADSGAIHKAKETKIGYLAQNSGLQSNRTIGEEMLAVFSHLIEAEQELRDLEVKIADPELHQDEKRYTAILDRYAKRSDWYREQGGFEVNTRINSVLHGMGFGTFPADTLISTLSGGQKTRLALARILLQAPDLLMLDEPTNYLDIETLTWLESYLRGYSGAILVVSHDRYFLDALAQTIIEIERHTSKRYTGNYSRYMELKAAEYEINMRQFEKQQDEISRMEQFVQRNIVRASTTKRAQSRRKALDKMDRLDKPQGDLKKAHFTFEIERSTGKDVLAVNEVSVVFPGKDTPIFKNVSFQLTRGETVALIGPNGIGKSTLLKVIVGQNEPTTGTIKFGTHVKLGYYDQEQTRLNGQNTVLEEVWGSYSHMEEARIRTVLGNFLFSGEDVLKRISSLSGGEKARVSLAKLMLAEANVLILDEPTNHLDLFSKEVLEAALLDYEGTLLFISHDRYFLNKMAERIVELKSSGTDHFLGNYDEMIEKKSEIEEARLEALSKQASNSKTTAVSDISPANSYEADKQAKREERTRQRKVEQLELEIATLEQQITDLELQLTDPAIFNDYIRIQEIQAAIEAVKTSLSTAYEEWEQYM is encoded by the coding sequence ATGCTGCTGCAGGTTTCTAACGTAACAAAAAGCTACGGCGTAAATGTCGTATTATCCAATATTTCGATGCAGGTGCTGGAACGAGAACGTATTGGTCTCGTAGGTGTGAACGGTGCAGGCAAGTCTACACTGCTCAAAATCATTGCAGGCGAAATGTCCGCAGATTCTGGCGCTATTCATAAAGCCAAAGAAACTAAAATTGGTTATCTCGCTCAGAATAGCGGATTGCAATCCAATCGAACGATAGGTGAAGAAATGCTTGCCGTTTTCTCACATCTAATTGAAGCAGAGCAAGAGCTTCGTGATCTTGAAGTGAAAATTGCAGATCCCGAACTTCATCAGGATGAGAAACGTTATACAGCTATACTCGATCGTTATGCCAAGCGTTCAGATTGGTACCGCGAGCAAGGCGGTTTCGAGGTCAACACGCGCATTAACAGTGTTCTTCACGGTATGGGTTTCGGAACATTCCCAGCTGACACTTTAATATCAACATTAAGCGGCGGCCAGAAAACACGGCTCGCACTCGCTCGCATATTGCTTCAGGCACCGGATCTGCTTATGCTTGATGAGCCTACCAACTATCTCGACATTGAGACTTTAACGTGGCTAGAGTCCTATTTACGCGGATATTCAGGTGCCATCTTAGTTGTATCCCATGACCGTTACTTCCTAGATGCTCTTGCTCAAACCATTATCGAAATCGAGCGTCATACTTCCAAGCGGTATACTGGAAATTACAGCCGCTATATGGAGCTGAAAGCTGCCGAGTACGAAATCAATATGCGTCAATTCGAAAAACAGCAGGACGAAATTTCGCGTATGGAGCAATTTGTCCAACGAAATATTGTTCGTGCTTCAACGACCAAACGTGCACAAAGCAGACGGAAAGCTTTGGACAAAATGGATCGGCTGGACAAGCCGCAGGGTGATTTAAAAAAAGCTCATTTCACATTTGAAATCGAGCGTTCGACAGGCAAAGACGTACTTGCTGTTAATGAGGTTTCCGTTGTTTTCCCGGGTAAGGACACACCTATCTTTAAAAATGTATCCTTCCAGCTCACTCGTGGTGAAACCGTTGCCTTAATTGGTCCGAACGGGATTGGGAAATCAACACTGCTAAAGGTTATTGTCGGTCAAAATGAACCAACAACAGGTACAATTAAGTTTGGAACTCACGTCAAACTCGGCTACTATGACCAAGAACAAACGAGGCTGAACGGCCAAAATACGGTTCTTGAAGAGGTCTGGGGCAGCTACTCCCATATGGAGGAGGCACGTATTCGTACGGTGCTCGGCAACTTCTTATTTAGCGGCGAAGACGTACTCAAGCGAATTTCTTCCCTTAGCGGCGGTGAGAAGGCACGTGTATCTCTAGCGAAGCTTATGCTTGCAGAGGCCAATGTCCTTATTTTGGATGAGCCTACCAACCATCTCGATCTATTTAGCAAAGAAGTTCTTGAAGCTGCATTGCTTGACTATGAAGGAACCTTGCTCTTCATTTCGCATGATCGTTACTTCCTAAACAAGATGGCTGAACGAATTGTCGAACTAAAGTCGTCAGGTACTGATCATTTCCTAGGAAATTATGACGAAATGATAGAGAAAAAAAGTGAAATCGAAGAAGCACGGCTCGAAGCACTGTCAAAACAGGCTTCAAACTCAAAAACAACAGCCGTATCCGACATTTCACCTGCCAACTCTTATGAGGCGGACAAGCAAGCAAAACGTGAAGAACGTACACGTCAGCGTAAAGTTGAACAATTAGAACTGGAAATCGCTACGCTGGAGCAGCAAATAACCGATTTGGAATTACAGCTCACTGATCCTGCGATTTTTAATGATTACATCCGTATTCAAGAAATTCAAGCTGCCATTGAAGCTGTTAAAACCTCACTATCGACCGCATATGAGGAATGGGAACAATACATGTAA
- a CDS encoding 5-formyltetrahydrofolate cyclo-ligase yields the protein MFLVEPNQRGDKAYIRSQITIKRNKLPVEQRRLWSEAACKKAMAFIESHSVGAFMVYVSFRSELDLSGLIEWGWRTGREVIAPRCIAADRSMELYTLRSWDDLIPGAYGIMEPNPNTAQLFKDNCELGVVFVPGLAFDLQGGRLGYGGGYYDRFAESFQNNASKPYWLGIAFETQLIDKVPLEGHDLKMDGLITEKNMYLV from the coding sequence ATGTTTTTGGTTGAACCAAATCAACGGGGCGATAAGGCTTACATACGAAGTCAGATAACGATAAAACGAAATAAATTACCAGTCGAGCAGCGGCGATTATGGTCAGAAGCAGCTTGCAAGAAAGCGATGGCTTTTATTGAAAGCCATTCGGTCGGCGCGTTTATGGTGTATGTGTCTTTTCGGAGCGAGCTTGATTTGTCGGGTCTTATTGAATGGGGCTGGCGAACAGGGCGAGAAGTCATTGCGCCAAGATGCATCGCAGCAGATCGTTCCATGGAGCTCTATACCTTGCGGAGCTGGGATGATCTGATACCTGGTGCATATGGAATTATGGAGCCGAATCCGAATACAGCGCAGCTTTTTAAGGACAATTGCGAACTGGGTGTTGTGTTTGTGCCGGGACTAGCCTTTGATCTTCAAGGAGGCCGGCTTGGTTATGGAGGCGGTTATTATGACCGATTTGCTGAATCATTTCAAAACAATGCTTCTAAGCCGTACTGGCTTGGAATAGCGTTCGAGACGCAGCTCATTGATAAGGTGCCTCTCGAGGGGCATGATTTGAAAATGGATGGCTTGATTACTGAAAAAAACATGTATTTAGTTTAG
- the moaC gene encoding cyclic pyranopterin monophosphate synthase MoaC, which translates to MELTHFNEQGRARMVDISDKEVTSRTAVAQTRITMNRDTLEQIKAGKIGKGDVLAVAQVAAVMAAKKTSDWIPMCHPLPLTGINVVFSDNGTDELYIEGTVKTTGKTGVEMEALTAVSAAALTVYDMCKALQKDMVIGPTQLVSKTGGKSGDYRISSNP; encoded by the coding sequence GTGGAGTTGACACATTTTAACGAGCAGGGCCGGGCGCGAATGGTAGACATCTCTGACAAGGAAGTCACTTCCCGCACGGCAGTCGCTCAAACCAGGATAACGATGAACCGAGATACATTAGAACAAATTAAGGCTGGCAAGATTGGGAAGGGCGATGTACTGGCTGTGGCTCAGGTTGCTGCAGTTATGGCTGCCAAAAAAACGTCAGATTGGATTCCAATGTGCCATCCGCTACCGCTCACAGGCATCAATGTGGTTTTTAGCGATAACGGAACGGATGAGCTTTACATAGAAGGTACAGTAAAGACAACAGGAAAAACCGGCGTGGAAATGGAAGCACTGACAGCCGTGTCTGCCGCAGCTCTAACGGTTTACGACATGTGCAAAGCGCTGCAAAAGGATATGGTTATCGGTCCTACGCAGCTGGTTTCAAAAACGGGCGGAAAAAGCGGCGATTATCGAATTTCGTCAAACCCATGA
- a CDS encoding MogA/MoaB family molybdenum cofactor biosynthesis protein: MRWKVAILTASDKGSRGEREDTSAQVIRELVEEELGGEIIDYRIVPDEQDEIMAAIIEMTEYFHADLVLTTGGTGLAERDVTPEATLKVIDRAVPGIAEAMRMGALQKTRRAMLSRGVCGIRGSSLIVNLPGSPKGVHESLMAIMDQLPHALGILSGELGEHSV; this comes from the coding sequence ATGCGGTGGAAAGTAGCAATTTTGACAGCAAGCGATAAAGGATCACGTGGAGAACGTGAGGATACGAGTGCCCAGGTTATCCGTGAATTGGTTGAGGAAGAGCTGGGTGGAGAAATTATTGATTATCGGATTGTACCGGATGAGCAGGATGAGATAATGGCAGCCATCATAGAAATGACAGAGTACTTCCATGCGGATCTTGTGCTTACGACGGGCGGCACAGGTCTTGCAGAGCGCGATGTTACGCCTGAGGCAACGCTCAAGGTTATTGACCGTGCTGTTCCGGGAATTGCGGAAGCGATGCGTATGGGCGCTCTCCAAAAAACAAGAAGAGCAATGCTCTCAAGAGGCGTCTGCGGCATAAGAGGCAGCTCACTAATCGTTAACCTGCCTGGGAGTCCAAAGGGCGTACACGAGAGCTTAATGGCGATCATGGATCAATTGCCGCATGCTCTGGGCATTTTATCCGGAGAACTGGGGGAACATAGCGTATGA
- a CDS encoding molybdopterin-binding protein — translation MSQQQHHAKNGTEQHGSTTLREVSVYDAIGLRLAHDLTRIIPGQFKGRLFKRGHVVVEADIPNLLDIGKEHIYIMELGENELHEDDAAIRMAEALYDEKLILSEPHEGKVSIKANQLGLAEIDKAVVDAINELGEIALATIKAKTVVKPGQALAATRAIPLVVPKSKVETVERLAAEYREANGGASPLRVRPFRKFRVGLLTTGGEVFNGRIEDKFGPAVRSKLEELGSEVAEQRFAPDDRQTIVKEIHYLLAQRYDMILVTGGMSVDPDDRTPGAIKETGADIVSYGTPMLPGSMLLIGYLNGVPILGLPGCVMHDPYTSFDVLLPRILAGDMIVREDIVSMGYGGLNSC, via the coding sequence ATGAGTCAGCAGCAGCATCATGCTAAGAACGGAACAGAGCAGCATGGATCGACGACACTAAGAGAAGTTTCCGTATATGATGCGATCGGGCTGCGACTGGCTCATGATTTAACGCGAATTATTCCAGGTCAGTTTAAGGGTCGATTGTTCAAAAGAGGTCATGTCGTAGTAGAAGCGGACATTCCTAATCTTCTCGATATTGGCAAGGAGCATATCTATATTATGGAGCTTGGAGAAAACGAGCTTCATGAGGATGATGCAGCCATTCGAATGGCTGAAGCGTTATATGACGAGAAACTCATTCTTTCAGAGCCGCATGAGGGCAAGGTAAGCATTAAAGCAAACCAGCTAGGCCTTGCGGAGATTGATAAGGCAGTAGTTGATGCCATTAATGAGCTGGGTGAAATTGCATTAGCGACGATTAAGGCAAAAACAGTCGTTAAGCCGGGTCAAGCGCTGGCTGCAACAAGAGCCATTCCGCTTGTCGTACCCAAATCGAAGGTGGAGACGGTGGAGAGGCTTGCAGCCGAATATCGTGAAGCGAATGGCGGAGCTTCACCGCTGCGCGTTCGCCCTTTCCGTAAATTTCGCGTCGGTTTGTTGACGACGGGCGGCGAAGTTTTTAACGGAAGAATTGAAGATAAATTTGGTCCGGCAGTAAGAAGCAAGCTCGAGGAGCTTGGATCAGAAGTTGCAGAGCAGCGATTTGCACCCGATGATCGACAAACAATTGTCAAGGAAATACACTATTTGCTTGCACAACGTTATGATATGATACTAGTGACTGGCGGAATGTCGGTAGATCCCGACGATCGCACTCCTGGAGCCATAAAGGAAACAGGTGCGGATATCGTAAGTTATGGAACTCCGATGCTGCCAGGCTCAATGCTGCTTATTGGTTATTTAAATGGAGTGCCGATATTGGGGCTTCCAGGCTGCGTCATGCATGATCCATATACATCATTCGATGTGCTGCTGCCGCGGATTTTAGCGGGAGATATGATTGTTCGTGAAGATATTGTCAGCATGGGATATGGCGGCTTAAACAGCTGTTAA
- the tatA gene encoding twin-arginine translocase TatA/TatE family subunit translates to MSGIGATGVILLVLVALLLFGPNKLPELGRAFGRTLREFKSGAREIMDDDDRDRDRKDKDSSRVDVSRSENSDKDNKRLPD, encoded by the coding sequence ATGTCAGGAATTGGTGCAACAGGTGTTATACTGCTCGTGTTGGTTGCTTTGCTACTATTTGGACCAAACAAGCTTCCAGAACTTGGACGTGCATTCGGACGGACATTGCGTGAGTTTAAATCCGGAGCAAGAGAGATCATGGATGATGATGATCGTGACCGTGATCGCAAGGACAAAGATTCGAGCCGTGTTGATGTGAGTCGCTCGGAAAATAGTGATAAAGACAATAAGCGGCTGCCGGATTAA
- the tatC gene encoding twin-arginine translocase subunit TatC, translating to MPLLEHLGELRKRIIYVLIILTLGLVVGLIFAQPTYNFLMSQKPANTISLHTFSLWDGIGMYMKFAFVIALIISLPVIAYQLWAFVKPALRKNEQRSTLKYVPFALIMFLIGLAFSYFVVFPLAFNFTRTVSQHLNLEETYGIAQYFTFMFNLLIPISLLFELPLVIMFLTAIRLVNPQRLRKMRRLAYFIMVLIGVMITPPDFISDILVAIPLLVLYEISVFLSGSVHKKQLAADAKWEAEYGESMSEA from the coding sequence ATGCCGCTTTTAGAGCATCTTGGCGAGCTGCGCAAGCGTATCATTTACGTGCTTATTATTTTAACGTTAGGCTTAGTCGTCGGACTTATATTTGCACAGCCTACCTATAACTTTCTAATGAGCCAGAAGCCTGCTAATACAATTTCGTTACATACGTTTTCCCTTTGGGATGGCATTGGCATGTATATGAAATTTGCATTTGTCATCGCTTTAATTATTTCTTTACCTGTTATTGCATATCAGCTTTGGGCATTCGTAAAGCCGGCTTTGCGCAAGAACGAGCAGCGTTCCACGCTTAAATATGTTCCGTTTGCACTAATCATGTTTTTAATTGGATTGGCATTTTCTTATTTTGTCGTCTTTCCACTTGCTTTTAATTTCACAAGAACAGTATCACAACATTTAAACCTTGAGGAAACATATGGTATCGCGCAGTATTTTACGTTTATGTTTAATCTGCTCATTCCGATATCGCTATTATTCGAACTGCCGCTAGTCATCATGTTTTTGACAGCTATACGTTTAGTGAATCCACAGCGGCTGCGCAAAATGCGCCGTCTAGCCTATTTCATCATGGTGCTTATCGGAGTTATGATTACGCCGCCGGATTTCATATCGGACATATTAGTGGCGATCCCATTACTCGTTCTATATGAGATTAGTGTGTTTTTATCAGGCTCGGTACACAAAAAGCAGCTAGCTGCAGATGCAAAATGGGAAGCGGAATATGGCGAGTCAATGTCTGAAGCATAG